From one Calypte anna isolate BGI_N300 chromosome 11, bCalAnn1_v1.p, whole genome shotgun sequence genomic stretch:
- the NUDT19 gene encoding nucleoside diphosphate-linked moiety X motif 19 isoform X1, with translation MNSRMRPWREAATLLLAAGTPGRLPRSPPGHTDYELLLLQRSSRSGFMAGAHVFPGGLLEAADFSAEWLGLLPASPQCGLSPVRPPPPGSSRTPLFAAARERLGSPLPGEVAFRICAIRETFEEAGILLLVPGPGPAAGSGPAPLLPEELLPPAAELSEWRRRVQEEPGSFLQLCRHLGCVPNIWALQEWSNWLTPVDRAGRGGRRYDTAFYLCCLEKRPPRTSQDDQEVTAFLWSSPPEAIERFKSQEIWFPPPQFYELCRLCNFSSLDELHKFSSDRALEGCECWMPVMLSASDGYIQLLPGDELYPEDPDYTGEKKIIMTTDKTVDKLMKEGSIFHRIVIKNINNLAVYVNIQAKYKHMNPLMINSDCSDYNSRL, from the exons ATGAACTCGCGGATGCGACCCTGGAGGGAAGCGGCCACGCTGCTGCTGGCGGCGGGCACACCGGGGCGGCTGCCGCGCTCCCCGCCCGGCCACACCGACtatgagctgctgctgctgcaacgCAGCTCCCGCAGCGGCTTCATGGCCGGCGCCCACGTCTTTCCGGGTGGCCTGTTGGAGGCGGCCGATTTCTCCGCCGAatggctggggctgctgcccgCCTCTCCTCAGTGCGGGCTGAGCCCGGTGAGGCCGCCGCCCCCCGGCAGCAGCCGGACCCCGCTCTTCGCCGCCGCCCGGGAGCGGCTGGGCTCCCCGCTGCCGGGGGAAGTCGCCTTCCGCATCTGCGCTATCAGGGAAACTTTCGAGGAGGCGGGAATTCTGCTGCTGGTGCCGGGGCCCGGGCCGGCGGCGGGCAGCGGGCCGGCCCCCCTGCTGCCGGAGGAGCTCTTGCCCCCCGCAGCCGAGCTGAGCGAGTGGAGGCGCCGGGTGCAGGAGGAGCCGGGCTCCTTCTTGCAGCTGTGCCGGCACCTGGGCTGCGTCCCCAACATTTGGGCGCTGCAGGAGTGGAGCAACTGGCTGACTCCTGTGGACAGGGCTGGTCGCGGCGGCCGGCGCTATGACACAGCTTTCTACCTGTGCTGCTTGGAGAAGCGGCCGCCCCGCACCTCGCAGGACGACCAAGAGGTGACAGCCTTCCTG TGGTCATCACCTCCGGAAGCCATTGAACGCTTTAAATCTCAAGAAATATGGTTTCCTCCACCTCAGTTCTATGAATTGTGCAGGCTGTGCAACTTCTCTTCACTAGATGAGTTACACAAGTTCAGCTCAGATCGTGCTCTAGAGGGGTGTGAATGTTGGATGCCTGTGATGTTGAGTGCTTCAGATGGCTACATTCAGCTATTGCCAG GAGATGAGTTATATCCAGAAGATCCAGATTatacaggagaaaagaaaatcatcaTGACTACAGATAAGACAGTTGACAAGCTCATGAAAGAGGGTAGTATATTTCACCGGATTGTTATTAAAAACATCAACAATCTTGCTGTCTATGTTAATATTCAAGCAAAATATAAACATATGAATCCACTGATGATAAACTCTGATTGTTCAGATTACAACAGCAGATtataa
- the RGS9BP gene encoding regulator of G-protein signaling 9-binding protein has translation MVKEECKALLDALNKVTACYRHMVLTIGGTSDSQNLREELKKTRQKAQELAVANRNKLTTVLKDKTVSKEDKAEFERLWVIFSTCLEILEIDMRRALELGHEFPLNVPKKHLIQTGMSGGTSGVAARAMSVQNMKYEAERNIDVVDLKDLENEINQVGEMMYEMEMKVNVPQWTVEAKQDPGAELKSTISVGASSIGMISVEENKSFCDISKVLAGIIFSAVLIIAIILAVCVVKLS, from the coding sequence ATGGTGAAGGAGGAGTGTAAAGCGCTGCTGGATGCGCTCAATAAGGTGACCGCCTGCTACCGGCACATGGTGCTAACCATCGGCGGCACCTCGGACTCTCAGAACCTGCGGGAGGAGCTCAAGAAAACTCGGCAGAAAGCCCAGGAGCTAGCGGTGGCCAACAGGAACAAGCTCACCACGGTCCTGAAGGACAAAACCGTGAGTAAGGAAGATAAAGCCGAGTTCGAGAGGCTATGGGTGATTTTCTCCACGTGCCTAGAGATCTTGGAGATCGATATGAGGagagccctggagctgggcCACGAGTTCCCCCTAAACGTCCCCAAAAAGCACCTGATCCAGACAGGCATGAGTGGGGGAACCTCAGGCGTGGCCGCCAGGGCAATGAGCGTCCAGAACATGAAATACGAGGCTGAGCGCAATATAGACGTGGTGGATTTGAAAGACCTCGAGAACGAAATTAACCAGGTAGGAGAGATGATGTACGAGATGGAGATGAAGGTCAATGTCCCCCAGTGGACAGTAGAGGCTAAGCAAGACCCAGGGGCTGAACTAAAATCCACCATCAGTGTGGGCGCTTCTTCTATTGGCATGATCTCTGTGGAGGAAAACAAATCCTTCTGCGATATCAGCAAGGTTCTAGCTGGGATTATTTTCTCCGCTGTGCTCATTATCGCTATTATCCTGGCAGTGTGTGTGGTAAAACTCTCTTAG
- the NUDT19 gene encoding nucleoside diphosphate-linked moiety X motif 19 isoform X2 encodes MNSRMRPWREAATLLLAAGTPGRLPRSPPGHTDYELLLLQRSSRSGFMAGAHVFPGGLLEAADFSAEWLGLLPASPQCGLSPVRPPPPGSSRTPLFAAARERLGSPLPGEVAFRICAIRETFEEAGILLLVPGPGPAAGSGPAPLLPEELLPPAAELSEWRRRVQEEPGSFLQLCRHLGCVPNIWALQEWSNWLTPVDRAGRGGRRYDTAFYLCCLEKRPPRTSQDDQEVTAFLVRGRGFTALLCLTHVRSCEHSPGTKHRGPAPASSQGNRPGCWHGNQQYPLNSPPRVWLSSFLDFASLKLVITSGSH; translated from the exons ATGAACTCGCGGATGCGACCCTGGAGGGAAGCGGCCACGCTGCTGCTGGCGGCGGGCACACCGGGGCGGCTGCCGCGCTCCCCGCCCGGCCACACCGACtatgagctgctgctgctgcaacgCAGCTCCCGCAGCGGCTTCATGGCCGGCGCCCACGTCTTTCCGGGTGGCCTGTTGGAGGCGGCCGATTTCTCCGCCGAatggctggggctgctgcccgCCTCTCCTCAGTGCGGGCTGAGCCCGGTGAGGCCGCCGCCCCCCGGCAGCAGCCGGACCCCGCTCTTCGCCGCCGCCCGGGAGCGGCTGGGCTCCCCGCTGCCGGGGGAAGTCGCCTTCCGCATCTGCGCTATCAGGGAAACTTTCGAGGAGGCGGGAATTCTGCTGCTGGTGCCGGGGCCCGGGCCGGCGGCGGGCAGCGGGCCGGCCCCCCTGCTGCCGGAGGAGCTCTTGCCCCCCGCAGCCGAGCTGAGCGAGTGGAGGCGCCGGGTGCAGGAGGAGCCGGGCTCCTTCTTGCAGCTGTGCCGGCACCTGGGCTGCGTCCCCAACATTTGGGCGCTGCAGGAGTGGAGCAACTGGCTGACTCCTGTGGACAGGGCTGGTCGCGGCGGCCGGCGCTATGACACAGCTTTCTACCTGTGCTGCTTGGAGAAGCGGCCGCCCCGCACCTCGCAGGACGACCAAGAGGTGACAGCCTTCCTGGTAAGAGGCCGGGGCTTCACCGCGCTCCTCTGCTTGACACATGTCCGGTCCTGCGAGCATTCCCCTGGCACTAAACACAGAGGGCCCGCTCCTGCCTCCTCTCAGGGAAATCGGCCCGGCTGCTGGCATGGTAACCAGCAGTACCCACTGAACAGTCCACCAAGGGTCTGGCTCTCCAGCTTCCTTGATTTCGCCTCCTTAAAAT TGGTCATCACCTCCGGAAGCCATTGA